A genome region from Natronosalvus rutilus includes the following:
- the aspS gene encoding aspartate--tRNA(Asn) ligase yields MQDRTYTADAEPGDHVTVAGWVHEVRDLGGIAFLILRDTSGKIQVKFEKDEMNEDLVETGLDVARESVISVTGEVAEEPRAPTGVEITPENLEVVAPADPQLPLDPSEKVDAELSTRLDNRTLDLRKDDVQAIFEIRAEILRAAREHFREVGCTEITTPKIVATGTEGGTELFPITYFGEEAFMNQSPQLFKQLMAGSNLERVFEIGPIFRAEEHNTPRHLNEATSIDFEGAFCDHTDAMDVVEGVVKAAYEAVSANCADQLEALDLADEFDLPEGDFPRLTYEEAIERINATGELDEQLVWGDDLPTEGEKALGADVGGHYFITDWPSEIKPFYIMDHEDDEQLSTGFDLMHPDMELVSGGQREHRYEELVAGFEQQGLDPDQFEYYTKMFKYGMPPHAGFGLGGERLVMTMLGLENIREAVLFPRDRQRLSP; encoded by the coding sequence ATGCAGGACCGAACCTACACGGCAGACGCCGAGCCAGGCGACCACGTGACGGTCGCCGGCTGGGTCCACGAGGTACGCGACCTCGGCGGAATCGCCTTCCTGATCCTCCGGGACACCTCGGGCAAGATCCAGGTTAAGTTCGAGAAGGACGAGATGAACGAGGACCTCGTCGAGACCGGCCTCGACGTCGCCCGCGAGAGCGTCATCAGCGTCACCGGCGAGGTCGCCGAGGAACCCCGCGCGCCAACGGGCGTCGAGATTACCCCCGAGAACCTCGAGGTCGTCGCACCCGCCGACCCACAGCTCCCGCTCGATCCCTCCGAGAAGGTCGACGCGGAGCTCTCGACGCGACTCGACAACCGAACGCTCGACCTCCGCAAGGACGACGTGCAGGCAATTTTCGAGATCCGCGCCGAGATTCTGCGGGCCGCCCGCGAGCACTTCCGCGAGGTCGGCTGTACGGAGATCACGACGCCGAAGATCGTCGCCACCGGGACCGAGGGCGGCACCGAACTCTTCCCCATCACGTACTTCGGCGAGGAGGCGTTCATGAACCAGAGCCCGCAGCTGTTCAAACAGCTGATGGCCGGCTCCAACCTCGAGCGCGTCTTCGAGATCGGGCCGATCTTCCGTGCCGAGGAGCACAACACGCCCCGGCACCTCAACGAGGCGACCTCGATCGACTTCGAGGGGGCCTTTTGCGACCACACCGACGCGATGGACGTTGTCGAGGGCGTCGTCAAGGCGGCCTACGAGGCCGTCTCGGCGAACTGTGCCGACCAGCTCGAGGCGCTGGACCTCGCCGACGAGTTCGACCTGCCGGAGGGCGACTTCCCGCGACTCACCTACGAGGAGGCCATCGAGCGGATCAACGCGACGGGCGAACTCGACGAGCAGCTGGTCTGGGGCGACGACCTCCCGACCGAGGGCGAGAAGGCCCTGGGGGCGGACGTCGGCGGCCACTACTTTATCACCGACTGGCCCAGCGAGATCAAGCCGTTCTACATCATGGACCACGAGGACGACGAACAGCTCTCGACCGGGTTCGACCTGATGCACCCCGACATGGAGCTGGTATCGGGTGGTCAGCGCGAGCACCGCTACGAGGAACTCGTCGCCGGATTCGAACAGCAGGGCCTCGACCCCGACCAGTTCGAGTACTACACGAAGATGTTCAAGTACGGCATGCCGCCCCACGCCGGGTTCGGCCTCGGTGGCGAGCGCCTGGTCATGACGATGCTGGGGCTCGAGAACATTCGAGAGGCTGTGCTGTTCCCACGAGACCGACAGCGACTCTCGCCATAG
- a CDS encoding cytochrome P450, whose amino-acid sequence MAPSTHSTDRRRPPGPDGLPYVGTQLSFLRRPYEFMTETAREYGDIVSWDDPIGPVYQLNHPDYIEHVLVANNQHYVKGSLFQNTLRPITGNGILNSEGAVWRRNRHLLQPAFHPDRIREYATMMTDIGLETTDFWTDGETVPFHEEMSTLTLRIVARALFGVGIDERLGVVSSALDDFMLASETLSHYILPPGIPTPSRRRIERARERLDSLIYDLIDERRANATESDVISKLLKVETEGGDRLSDEQIRDEVTTLLLAGHETTALSLTFTAYLLSTHPTVERRLVEELGTVLEGEPPTMADLEDLTYTERVVEESMRLYPPVPSIVREAVKPDLVGGYEIPPGATVQMHQWVVHRDPRWYDDPLAFRPDRWTDEMRSALPKLAYFPFSAGPRRCIGDRFAMLEARLVLATIYQRHHLELVPGTELDLMATITARPRKEIPMTIRER is encoded by the coding sequence ATGGCCCCATCGACACACTCGACCGACCGCAGACGACCGCCCGGCCCCGACGGCCTCCCCTACGTCGGGACACAGCTCTCCTTCCTCCGTCGACCCTACGAGTTCATGACCGAGACGGCCCGCGAGTACGGGGACATCGTCTCCTGGGACGACCCCATCGGCCCCGTCTACCAGCTCAACCACCCCGACTACATCGAGCACGTCCTGGTCGCGAACAACCAGCACTACGTCAAGGGAAGCCTGTTCCAGAACACCCTCCGACCGATCACCGGCAACGGAATCCTCAACAGCGAGGGCGCGGTCTGGCGACGCAACCGTCACCTCCTCCAGCCGGCGTTTCACCCGGACCGGATCCGGGAGTACGCGACGATGATGACCGACATCGGCCTCGAGACGACCGATTTCTGGACCGACGGCGAGACAGTCCCGTTCCACGAGGAGATGTCGACGCTCACGCTCAGGATCGTCGCTCGGGCGCTCTTCGGCGTCGGCATCGACGAACGTCTCGGCGTCGTCTCCTCGGCACTCGACGACTTCATGCTGGCCTCCGAGACCCTCTCACACTACATCCTGCCGCCGGGAATCCCGACGCCCTCGAGACGGCGGATCGAGCGCGCACGCGAGCGCCTCGATTCGCTGATCTACGACCTCATCGACGAACGGCGGGCGAACGCGACCGAGAGCGACGTCATCTCGAAACTGCTCAAGGTGGAGACCGAGGGCGGCGACCGACTCTCGGACGAGCAGATCCGCGACGAGGTGACGACCCTCCTGCTCGCGGGCCACGAGACGACCGCGCTCTCGCTGACCTTCACGGCGTACTTACTCTCGACTCACCCCACCGTGGAGCGACGGCTGGTCGAGGAACTCGGGACCGTCCTGGAGGGCGAACCGCCGACGATGGCCGATCTCGAGGACCTGACCTACACCGAGCGCGTCGTCGAGGAGTCGATGCGGCTGTACCCGCCGGTCCCGAGTATCGTCCGCGAGGCGGTCAAGCCGGACCTGGTCGGCGGCTACGAGATTCCGCCGGGGGCGACCGTCCAGATGCACCAGTGGGTCGTTCACCGGGACCCGCGGTGGTACGACGATCCGCTGGCGTTCCGACCCGACCGCTGGACTGACGAGATGCGATCTGCGTTACCGAAACTGGCCTACTTCCCGTTCTCCGCCGGACCACGGCGCTGTATCGGCGATCGATTTGCGATGCTCGAAGCGCGGCTCGTATTGGCGACGATCTATCAGCGCCACCATCTCGAGCTGGTTCCCGGCACAGAACTAGACCTGATGGCGACGATCACGGCGCGGCCCAGGAAAGAGATCCCGATGACGATTCGGGAGCGGTAG
- a CDS encoding cupin domain-containing protein: MPTINESDLEWTEYDRGDARFRRKQLSEAADATDLGCSLYELPAGERSWPYHYHTGNEEALFVLDGEGTLRCEDGPVPLETGDFTAFPASGAGGHRIVNDGDEPLRYLLFSTMNEPDVTVYPEMGKIGVYAGSPPGGRDERSVHGYYRLEDEVEYWDEDA; encoded by the coding sequence ATGCCAACGATCAACGAATCCGACCTCGAGTGGACCGAGTACGACCGTGGCGACGCACGATTCCGACGGAAACAGCTCTCGGAAGCCGCCGACGCCACCGACCTCGGCTGTAGCCTCTACGAACTCCCGGCGGGCGAGCGCTCGTGGCCGTACCACTACCACACCGGCAACGAGGAGGCGCTGTTCGTCCTGGACGGCGAAGGGACGCTCCGGTGTGAAGACGGGCCCGTTCCGCTCGAGACCGGCGACTTCACGGCGTTTCCGGCGAGCGGAGCGGGCGGCCATCGGATCGTCAACGACGGCGACGAACCGCTCCGGTACCTGCTATTCTCGACGATGAACGAGCCGGACGTGACGGTCTATCCAGAAATGGGAAAGATCGGCGTCTACGCCGGCTCGCCGCCCGGCGGGCGCGACGAACGGTCGGTCCACGGCTACTACCGGCTCGAGGACGAGGTCGAGTACTGGGACGAGGACGCCTAA